One segment of Solanum lycopersicum chromosome 1, SLM_r2.1 DNA contains the following:
- the LOC101261663 gene encoding uncharacterized protein encodes MAMAIQLESLVQSIKSKVRKLKKSKKPYVKMDKSSSVRVEIRSKKARKLIDKTLQAADKPGKTSLT; translated from the coding sequence ATGGCGATGGCGATTCAATTGGAGAGTTTGGTTCAATCGATAAAATCGAAGGTGAGGAAGTTGAAGAAATCGAAGAAACCCTACGTCAAAATGGACAAAAGCTCCAGCGTCAGAGTGGAGATCCGTAGCAAAAAGGCTCGTAAGCTCATCGACAAAACTCTTCAAGCTGCTGATAAACCCGGCAAGACTAGTCTTACTTAG
- the LOC101261964 gene encoding magnesium transporter MRS2-3 yields MRGVTPPQKFSVPSPDDDADIIRPNTVIPGGVTVGAAMRKKATGVRSWLLLDSTGQTQVVEAGKHAIMRRTGLPARDLRILDPLLSYPSTVLGRERAIVINLEHIKAIITAQEVLLLNARDPSVAPFVEEVQRRILRHHQATKSQEAGGGGNNADWTNLYDLEEPQSEEVSPPNVSANFQSMDENKSDGKQLTGENRDGPKLLPFEFVALEACLEAACSCLDNEARTLEQEAHPALDKLTSKISTLNLERVRQIKSRLVAITGRVQKVRDELEHLLDDDEDMAEMYLTDKLMEQLENSSVSSISGQDGIDEEVIQSNMDDRVPVEISMDANAGSTSYDADTPHIDQHQERLYGGPNALSRGSRGTHTSTTRSAISKHLDVEELEMLLEAYFVQIDGTLNKLNTLREYVDDTEDYINIMLDDKQNHLLQMGVMLTTATLVVSAFVVVAGIFGMNINIELFDEKKAGMPEFLWTIGGGATGSLFLYVVAIAWGKHKQLLE; encoded by the exons ATGAGGGGCGTTACTCCGCCGCAGAAGTTTTCCGTTCCGTCGCCGGACGATGACGCCGATATAATCCGACCCAACACCGTCATCCCCGGCGGCGTAACCGTGGGCGCTGCTATGCGAAAGAAGGCCACCGGGGTACGTTCATGGCTTCTGTTGGATTCAACTGGACAGACCCAAGTTGTGGAAGCCGGGAAACATGCAATTATGCGGCGGACTGGACTTCCGGCTCGTGATCTTCGCATATTGGACCCACTTCTCTCGTATCCATCTACTGTGTTGGGTCGTGAACGGGCTATCGTCATCAATTTGGAGCATATCAAGGCTATTATTACCGCCCAGGAAGTCCTCTTGCTCAACGCTAGGGATCCCTCTGTTGCTCCTTTTGTTGAAGAGGTTCAACGGAGAATTTTGCGTCATCACCAAGCTACCAAGTCCCag GAAGCTGGAGGGGGTGGCAATAATGCAGACTGGACAAATCTGTATGATCTGGAAGAGCCTCAGTCTGAAGAAGTTTCACCTCCGAACGTCTCTGCAAACTTCCAATCAATGGATGAGAACAAGTCTGATGGGAAGCAGCTAACGGGTGAGAATCGAGATGGGCCGAAGCTTCTCCCTTTTGAGTTTGTTGCTTTGGAGGCATGTCTGGAGGCTGCTTGCAGTTGCTTGGATAATGAG GCAAGGACACTGGAGCAAGAAGCTCATCCTGCTTTAGATAAGCTGACTTCAAAGATTAGTACTCTCAACTTGGAACGTGTTCGTCAAATCAAAAGTCGCTTGGTTGCTATTACAGGACGTGTTCAGAAG GTGAGAGATGAACTGGAGCATCTACTCGATGATGATGAAGATATGGCGGAGATGTATTTAACTGACAAGCTGATGGAACAACTTGAAAATTCTTCTGTTTCCTCTATAAGCGGACAAGATGGCATCGATGAGGAAGTTATTCAGTCGAACATGGATGATAG GGTTCCTGTGGAAATCTCAATGGACGCAAATGCAGGTTCCACAAGTTATGATGCAGACACTCCACATATTGACCAACACCAGGAACGTTTGTATGGTGGCCCTAATGCTCTTAGCCGAGGTAGTCGTGGGACACATACTAGCACGACTCGGAGTGCCATAAGCAAGCATCTTGATGTAGAGGAGCTTGAAATGCTCCTAGAAGCATACTTTGTTCAAATTGACGGTACATTGAATAAACTGAACACT CTACGTGAATATGTGGATGACACAGAAGACTACATCAACATCATGCTGGATGACAAGCAGAACCATCTGTTGCAAATGGGAGTCATGTTAACAACGGCAACTCTTGTGGTTAGCGCCTTTGTTGTTGTGGCTGGAATTTTCGGTATGAACATTAACATTGAACTGTTCGACGAGAAAAAAGCTGGGATGCCAGAATTCTTATGGACAATCGGTGGTGGTGCCACTGGCAGTCTCTTCTTATATGTAGTTGCAATTGCCTGGGGTAAGCACAAGCAATTGCTCGAGTGA
- the LOC101262261 gene encoding protein SOB FIVE-LIKE 5, with translation MDYGMMGGDSECSSGCESGWTLYLENSYITCCKGEKSLKQKQEETEEEEDLSMVSDASSGPPNFHQEEEYGHNNIINGAHYYAPISNPKRQKSKDKKQKHKQKQLSVLDDTASSPIFDFSNNNFSNINNNNNTKSVENNVLDFSQGYSATHFQGRSTYQEHYGYFQSSLLPGNKFQENQWFEEKRWG, from the exons atggaTTATGGTATGATGGGAGGTGATTCAGAATGTAGTAGTGGTTGTGAGTCTGGTTGGACTTTATACTTGGAAAATTCTTATATAACTTGTTGTAAAGGTGAAAAGAGTTTAAagcaaaaacaagaagaaacagaggaagaagaagatttGTCAATGGTATCTGATGCATCTTCAGGACctccaaattttcatcaagaagaagaatatggacataataatattattaatggtGCTCATTATTATGCACCAATTAGTAATCCAAAAAGGCAGAAATCTAAggataaaaaacaaaaacacaaacaaaaacaactttcTGTACTGGATGATACAGCTAGTTCACCTATCTTTGATTTCTCCAAT AACAATTTCAGtaatatcaacaacaacaacaacacaaagTCAGTGGAAAATAATGTATTGGATTTTTCACAAGGTTATTCTGCAACACATTTTCAG GGGAGATCTACATACCAAGAACACTATGGTTATTTCCAGTCATCTTTACTACCTGGaaacaaatttcaagaaaatca atgGTTTGAAGAGAAGAGGTGGGGATAA
- the LOC104645402 gene encoding uncharacterized protein, translating into MEDQISRTIEDSINVMKDTWSKDLAEIRSLLQEFVGILPTSKPSPVEFQRFCGQNPELWISQAERYFEFHEITENHKLHLASCYLDGAALQWYQWLFENKQLVDWKHFVEKVLIRFRKCHLKLHAYSLSNLQQWRNITNSALLKSCEEKSEQKSKIGAHKVFDKRLTSNCPTDTPIERAGEESPSMDSISVELFNGHPQGESSGRCN; encoded by the exons atggaggacCAAATATCTCGAACAATTGAAGATTCAATTAATGTCATGAAGGATACTTGGTCGAAGGATCTCGCCGAAATTCGTTCACTATTACAAGAGTTCGTTGGAATCCTTCCAACGAGTAAACCAAGTCCGGTGGAATTTCAACGATTCTGTGGCCAGAATCCAGAGTTATGGATTTCTCAGGCTGAACGCTATTTTGAGTTCCATGAGATTACAGAAAACCACAAGTTACATCTCGCATCGTGCTATCTCGACGGGGCAGCTTTACAGTGGTATCAGTGGCTTTTCGAGAACAAACAATTGGTAGATTGGAAACATTTTGTTGAGAAAGTGTTGATTCGCTTTCGTAAATGTCATCTCAAATTGCACGCATATAGTTTATCCAATCTCCAACAGTGGAGAAATATAACCAATTCAGCGTTGCTTAAAAGCTGTGAAGAGAAATCTgaacaaaaaagtaaaattggTGCGCACAAGGTGTTTGACAAAAGATTAACTAGCAACTGTCCCACAGACACTCCAATTGAAAGGGCTGGTGAAGAATCTCCAAGTATGGATAGTATCTCAGTCGAATTGTTCAATGGACATCCCCAAGGAGAATCTTCAGGGAG GTGCAACTGA
- the LOC101261072 gene encoding probable serine/threonine-protein kinase PBL15, giving the protein MFRRCFAGCINLPCIRKKGPVDEEEEEDFPVKDELHKLTSQDLSRFTAQFSPENLVGVTNLGKLYRGKMVIDDISKDVAVKIIGIDKWIFRYTGDDRLERFEYELKFLQAPRIKGNPNLVKVIGYCEEEETLGIVYDLNPHDILENLITRADFNWMLRVRTALTLARLLNYLHDRKYLIRNFAPYHIVLDQDFTPIMFELGLIVGGVLGNTINESDMRCAPYGYIDSYIFQCGTDTFSVKSDVFAFGVLLLNFISKKVVEKGNPVDNEVLDLWALKEFKPGCSLVHQSFVGDPGFGHLDAVAITELAKRCVEDRPKKRPNMKEVVACLENLHVV; this is encoded by the exons ATGTTTCGCCGGTGTTTTGCTG GATGCATCAATCTGCCTTGCATACGAAAGAAAGGCCCAGTTgatgaggaggaggaggaggattTTCCCGTGAAAGATGAACTTCATAAACTCACATCCCAGGACCTAAGTCGATTTACAGCCCAATTTTCTCCGGAAAATCTTGTTGGAGTCACCAACTTAGGAAAGCTCTATCGTGGGAAGATGGTCATTGATGATATTAGCAAGGATGTCGCTGTCAAGATTATAGGTATTGATAAATGGATATTTCGATATACAGGCGACGACAGACTGGAAAGATTCGAG TATGAATTGAAATTTTTGCAAGCTCCAAGGATTAAGGGCAATCCCAATTTAGTGAAAGTGATTGGATATTGTGAAGAGGAAGAGACCTTGGGTATTGTTTATGATCTAAATCCACATGATATTTTGGAGAACTTAATTACTCGAG CTGACTTCAATTGGATGCTGAGAGTTAGGACAGCCCTTACATTAGCTCGCTTGCTTAATTATCTGCATGATAGGAAATACCTCATTCGCAACTTTGCTCCATATCACATTGTGCTTGACCAG GATTTCACGCCAATTATGTTTGAGTTGGGTTTGATTGTTGGAGGAGTTCTCGGTAATACAATCAATGAATCAGATATGAGATGTGCTCCATATGGCTACATCgattcatacatatttcaatGTGGTACTG ATACATTCAGTGTCAAGTCTGATGTTTTTGCGTTTGGTGTTTTGCTCTTAAACTTTATAAGCAAAAAAGTTGTTGAGAAAGGAAACCCCGTAGATAATGAGGTACTTGATTTATGGGCCTTGAAGGAGTTCAAGCCCGGATGTTCACTTGTCCACCAAAGTTTTGTGGGTGATCCAGGTTTTGGTCATCTTGATGCAGTTGCAATAACAGAACTTGCTAAACGTTGTGTAGAAGATCGACCAAAGAAACGACCAAATATGAAAGAAGTTGTTGCTTGTCTAGAGAATTTACATGTTGTGTAG
- the LOC101260770 gene encoding uncharacterized protein: protein MQASVSSPWLVNLLSRSRQTTNSLRAFSSSSSSNQSRGGLPRFYSDKLPPSKDGVVRVKGDEFWHMTRVLRLRIHDRVELFDGKGGLVEGCIQNIDQNGLDIVALENPKSVSPHNTQWHVYAAFGTLKGGRADWLVEKCTELGACSVTPLLTDRSPSISENRVDRLQRVNLAAAKQCQRLHEMVLNPPIKIGGLLPLVKNSKLSFIATAEAKPVFSALSSIKKESTGLMIIGPEGDFTERELNMILEAGATSVGLGPHRLRVETATVALLSALMLWSDNQELLKV, encoded by the exons ATGCAAGCCTCTGTTTCAAGTCCTTGGCTAGTCAATCTGTTGTCTCGTTCACGTCAAACAACAAACAGTTTGCGGGCATtctcatcatcttcttcttctaaccAGTCTCGTGGTGGTCTTCCCCGATTCTACTCCGATAAGCTTCCTCCTTCCAAG GATGGCGTTGTTCGTGTCAAAGGTGATGAATTTTGGCACATGACTAGGGTCTTGAGGTTGAGAATTCATGATAG GGTAGAACTATTTGATGGAAAAGGAGGATTAGTTGAAGGCTGTATACAGAACATTGATCAGAATGGATTGGATATTGTGGCTCTCGAGAATCCAAAGTCAGTATCTCCACATAACACACAGTGGCATGTCTATGCTGCATTCG GTACTCTGAAGGGAGGCCGGGCCGATTGGCTTGTGGAGAAATGTACA GAGCTAGGAGCCTGTAGTGTGACTCCCTTATTGACGGACCGGTCTCCTTCAATATCAGAAAATCGTGTAGATAGATTACAACGTGTCAATCTTGCTGCAGCTAAACAAT GCCAACGGTTGCATGAAATGGTTCTAAATCCTCCTATAAAAATTGGTGGACTTTTACCCCTT GTTAAAAATTCAAAGCTTTCGTTTATTGCCACGGCAGAAGCTAAACCAGTATTTAGTGCTCTAAGTTCCATCAAAAAAGAATCAACTGGACTGATGATAATTGGACCGGAAGGAG ACTTCACGGAGAGAGAGTTAAACATGATTCTTGAGGCTGGGGCAACTTCTGTTGGTCTTGGACCACATCGTCTACGAGTTGAAACTGCTACAGTGGCTCTTTTGTCAGCATTAATGTTGTGGTCTGACAACCAAGAGTTATTGAAGGTTTAG